CGAGATTAACTACAAGTTCTCCACGATGGTTCACTCGGCCGACGACATCTTGAAGTTCAAGTACGTTGTCAAGAACACCGCTCTCGAGTGGGGCAAGGTCGCGACCTTCATGCCGAAGCCGCTGTTCGGCGACAACGGTTCGGGCATGCACGTGCACCAGTCGCTCTGGAACGACGGCAAGCCGCTGTTCTACGACGAGGCAGGCTATGGGGGCCTCAGCGACATCGCCCGCTGGTACATCGGCGGCCTGCTAAAGCACGCACCCGCTGTACTCGCGTTCACGAACCCGTCGCTGAACTCGTATCACCGTCTCGTGAAGGGCTTCGAAGCCCCCGTCAACCTGGTCTACTCGGCGGGTAACCGCTCGGCGGCCATCCGCATCCCCATCACGGGCACGAACCCGAAGGCGAAGCGCATCGAGTTCCGCGCGCCCGACGCCTCGGGTAACCCCTACCTGGCCTTCGCGGCGCAGATGATGGCGGGTCTCGACGGAATCCTGAACAAGATCGAGCCGCACGAGCCGGTCGACAAGGATCTCTACGAACTCCCCCCGGAGGAGGCCAAGGGCATCCCGCAGGTTCCCGGTTCGCTCGAAGAGGCGCTCGTCGCTCTCGAAAACGACCACGAGTTCCTGCTCGCCGGTGGCGTCTTCACGAAGGATCTCATCGAGACCTGGATCGACTACAAGCGCGAGAAGGAGATCCTCCCCGCCGCGCAGCGGCCGCACCCGTTCGAGTACGAGCTGTACTTCTCGGTTTAAGCGCGACACAGTACGCCCGGGGGCCTCGTTCCAGCAGTGGAGCGGGGCCTTCGCGGCGTTTACGCCCTACGTGGCGTAGAAGCCTTTTTCAAACACCTGACGGGCCAGGCGTGTCGTGCGCAAGTAGTCCTCTTCGAGGCGCGCCGCCGACTTAGGCGGGTAGGCGAGCAGGCGGGCAATCGCATCGAGCTGCCGGCGGTCGGCGGGCAACACGTCCGTTGTGCGGCCCGTCCACAGCATTGCCGCCGAACGCACGCGAGATGCGATCAACCAGGCCGCACGCAATCGTTCGGCGTCGCGGGACGGAAGGAGTCCCGCGTCGGCGGCAGCGGCGAGGGCCCCCAATGTCGACGGAGTTCGCAGCGCGGGCTCCTCGTGGGCGTGGCGCAACTGCAGCAGTTGCACGAACCACTCGACATCGCTCAGTGATCCCCGCCCGAGCTTCAGATGCCGGGCGGGGTCGGCGGCCTGCGGCAAGCGCTCCGATTCGACTCGAGCCTTGATGCGCCGCACTTCCCGCGCCTCAGCCTCGCCGAACGTCGATGGATACCGAACGGCGTCCGCCAGTTCCATGAAGTCGGCCGACAGCGCGTCGTCCCCCGCCGCGGGTCGGGCACGCAACAGCGCCTGCGCCTCCCACGTCAGCGACCATCGTTCGTAGTAGGCACGGTAGGAATCCAGCGACCGCACGATCGGGCCGTTGCGTCCCTCGGGCCGAAGCCCCGCATCCAATTCGAAGGGCAAACGAAGGTCCTCGGTGAGCTGCCCCAGACGCGTGACGATGCGCTGGGCAACGGTCGCGGCGCGGTCGCCGGCGCCCGCGTCACGGAAGACGTAGATGACATCGGCGTCGGATCCGAATCCGAGTTCTGCGCCACCGTAACGGCCCATCGCGATGATGGCGAACTCCACCCCGTCGCCGTACGTATGCGCGAGCGCGAGGGCACCCGTGAGGTAGGCGGTCGTGATGTCGCTGAGAGCGACGCCCAACTGCTGAACGTCGATGACGTCGACCATGGCGGCGAGTGCGACGCGCAGCGTCTCTCGGCGGCGAGCGACTCGAAGCGCCTTCGCCGCCGCATCGTCGTCGCCCGCGTGCCGGGCAACCGTCGCACGGACCTCGTCGAGCAGCGCGCCGAGCGGGCGCGGGCGAAGTTCGTCATCGTCTTCGAGCCACGCGGCCCCGTCGGGGATGCGCTCGAACAGAGTCCCGACGAAGTGCGAGGCGGCGAGCACGGTCGACAGGCGCTGTGCGGCTCCGGATGAGTCACGCAGCATGCGCAGGAACCAGTAGGTCTCGCCGAGCGCGTCGCTCAGGCGCCGGAACGACAGCAGACCGTGGTCGGGGTCGGCGCCGTCCGCCAGCCACTGCAGAATCACGGGCAAGAGCGTGCGCTGGATGGCAGCACGGCGCGACACCCCGCCGGTGAGGGCGGCGATGTGCTGCAGAGCGCGTTCGGGATCGACGAAGCCGATGGCCGCGAGGCGCGCTTCCGCCTGGTCGGATGTGAGCGCCAGCTGCTCGTCGGGAAGCTTCGCAACCGCCGACAGTAGCGGCCGATAGAACAGCTTTTCGTGCAGCGATCGCACGGCGAGTTTCGTGCGCTGCCACTGCGACAGCAGTTCTTCGGCCGAGGATGCGAGGCCGGTCGCGCGCGCGATGACGCGCTGTCTGTCGGCGTCGCGCGGCATGAGGTGGGTGCGGCTGAGCCGGTCGAGCTGTAGGCGGTGTTCGATCACCCGCAGGAGGCGGTAGTCACCCGAGAATTCGGCGGCCTCGGCACGGCCGATGTAGCCGCACTCCGCGAGGGCCGCGAGGGCCCCCAGGCTGTCGCGTTGCCGAACGCGGTCGTCGTGATTGCCATGCACGAGTTGCAGCAACTGAACGGTGAATTCGATGTCGCGAAGCCCTCCGGGGCCGAGCTTCACCTGCACGTCCACCTCGTCGGCCGGGATGTGTGCCGTGACGCGTTCGCGCATCCCCTGCACCTGTTCGACGAAGCCGTCGCGCTGCGAACTCTCCCAGACGAGTGGCTGCGTGATGGCGAGGAACCCCTCCCCCACGTCCGGGTCCCCGGCGATGGGCCGCGCCTTCAGCAGAGCTTGAAACTCCCAGTTCTTCGCCCAGCGTTCGTAGTACGCGCGGTGGGAGTCGAGGCTGCGCACGAGGGCGCCGTCTTTGCCTTCCGGGCGCAGGTTCGCGTCCACCTCCCAGAGCGGCGGTTCAATTCCCGGCTCCTGGATGCTGCGGGCCGCCATCGAGGCCAATCGCGTTCCGATCTCTACCGCCCGCCCGGTTTCGATCCCATCGCCCGCCTCGACGGCGTAGATGACGTCCACGTCGCTCAGGTAGTTCAGTTCGGCAGCGCCGCACTTGCCCATGCCGATGATCGCCAGTCGCGTCGCTGCCACCTGGACGTCAGGAAAGCCGCATTCGCGGCGCGCGATGTCGAGGCCGGCATCGAGACTTGCGCCTGCGAGGTCGGCCAGCGCACGGCCCACCGCGGGCATCGCGGTGAGGGGGTCGTCGTGGTCGAGATCCCAGGCGGCCAATTGCAGCAGGTGTCGTCGGTAACGCACCCGTAGCGCGAGCCGCGCGTCCTCGCCCGTGAGCCTCGCCACAGCCTCCACGATGTCGCGGCGGTAGACCTCGGTATCCCGGGGCTCGCCGAGCGGCTCTCGAAGCGCCGCGAGCTCGTTCGGCCGCCGCAGGAGGAACTGGCCGAGGCCTTCGCTTGCGCCGAGAACGCGAATGATGCGGCGCATCCATGACGCGTCTTCCAATGCGGGCGCGAGCGCGTCGGGATGACGATCGAGCAGTGCGTGCAGACCCCTGAGGGCCCGATCGGGGTCGGCGGCGAGCGCGAAGAGATCGAGGTGCTCGGTGATGCCGCCCGCACCCGGCGTCGCATCGAGCGCGTCGATCGTCGACTTCGCGGCGCCGAGATCGTCGAAACCGAGTCGGGCGAGCAGCGTCAGCGTCGACGCCGGACGGGAATTCATGCGGGTGGCCTGGCCTCCGAGCGCTACAGGATCTCGAGGTTGCTCGAGAGCTCGTACGGGGTCACCTGGGCGCGGTACTCGCGCCACTCGCGACGCTTGTTCAGCAGCACGTAGTTGAACACCTGCTCGCCCAGGGTCTCGGCGACGAGCTCGCTGTCCTCCATGAGGCCGAGGGCCCGGTCGAGGCTGGCGGGCAGACCCTTGTAGCCGAGGGCGCGACGCTCAGACTCGCTGAGCGCCCACACCGTGTCTTCCGCCTCGGGCGGAAGTTCGTAGCCGTTTTCGATGCCTTTAAGGCCGGCGGCAAGCAGGAGCGAGTAGGCCAGGTAGGGGTTCGCAGCCGAGTCGAGACCGCGGTATTCGACCCGCGCACTCTGGCCCTTGCCGGGCTTGTACAGAGGCACACGGACGAGGGCGGATCGGTTGTTGTGGCCCCAGGTGACGTAGCTGGGAGCCTCGTCGCCGCTCCAGATCCGCTTGTACGAGTTCACGAACTGGTTCGTGACCGCCGTGATCTCGGGCGCGTGGTGCAGCAGCCCCGCAACGAATTGGCGGCCGATCTGCGACAGCTGGTATTGCCCGCCCGGGTCGAAGAACGCGTTCGTGTCACCCTCGAACAGCGACATGTGGGTGTGCATGCCGCTTCCGGGGTGCTTCTCGAGCGGCTTGGGCATGAAGGTGGCGTACACGCCCTGCTCGATCGCCACCTCCTTCACGACGGTGCGGAACGTCTGGATGTTGTCGGCCGTCGTCAGCGCATCGGCGTAGCGCAGGTCGATCTCGTTTTGACCGGGACCCGCCTCATGGTGGCTGAACTCGACCGAGATGCCGAGGTCTTCCAGCATGCGCACCGCGCGGCGACGGAAATCGTGCGCCGAGCCGCCGGGAACGTTGTCGAAGTACCCCGCCGAGTCGACCGGCTGCGGGCCCTCCGGGCCGAACTTTGAGCTCTTCAGCAGGTAGAACTCGATCTCTGGGTGTGTGTAGAACGTGAAGCCCGCGTCAGCGGCCTTGGCGAGCGTGCGCTTCAGCACCTGGCGAGGGTCGGCTGCGGCCGGCTGGCCGTCGGGCGTCGTGATGTCGCAGAACATTCGCGCGGTGGGGTCGACGTCACCGCGCCACGGCAGGATCTGAAACGTGGTGGGGTCGGGGTGCGCCAGCACGTCGGCTTCGTAGGCGCGGGTGAAGCCCTCGATCGACGAGCCGTCGATTCCGAGCCCCTCGGCGAATGCGCCCTCCACCTCGGCGGGGGCGATCGCCACCATCTTCAGGGTGCCCACCACGTCGGTGAACCACAGCCGCACGAACTTGACGCCGCGCTCTTCGATGGTGCGCAGAACGAAGTCCCTCTGCTTGTCCATGCTGCCCTTCCGTCGGGCCCCCTGACGGGCCGCCACTACTACCGGGTGTGAGCCGTGATCGCGCCTCTCGGCGGCCTGTCACGGGCCCGCCATTAGGCTACTGCGTATGCCTCGACTGCGCGTCGCCCTCGCCCAGACGAACCCGGTTGTCGGCGACCTGTCGGGCAACGCCCGTCAGGTTCTCGACGCCGCGCACGCCGCGCACGATGCGGGCGCCGACCTGCTCGTCACCGGCGAGATGGCCCTGTCCGGGTACCCCATTGAAGACCTTGCGTCCCGGCCGTCGTTTCTCGCCGCGTCTCGCCGGGCCGTCGACGCGCTGGCGCGCGAACTGGATGCACGCGGGCTCGGCCCGCTCGCTGTCATCGTCGGTCACCCCGACGGTCCGTTCGAGCCGCGCGCCATCGGAAGCTCGAACGCCCCGACGGCGATCGCCCAGAACTGTGCCAGCGTCCTCCAGCACGGCCGCGTCGTGGCGCGCTACGCCAAGCACCACCTGCCGAACTACTCCGTGTTCGACGAATACCGCGTGTTCATTCCCGGCGACGAGCTGCTCGTCATCCGCATCGGCGGGGTCGACGCCGCCGTCATCGTCTGCGAAGACCTGTGGCGCGACGGCGGCCCCGTGGGGCGGGTCCTCGAGTCGGACGCGGGGCTTCTGCTCGTGCTGAACGCGTCCCCCTTCGAACGCGACAAAGACGAGGTTCGGTTGCCGCTCGTCACGCGGCGAGCCACCGAAACCGACACGGTGGTCGCGTACGTGAACATCGTCGGGGGGCAAGACGATCTCGTGTTCGACGGTGACAGCGTCGTGGTTGACGGCAGCGGCACGATCCTCGCCCGCGCGCCGCAGTTCGACGAGCACCTCCTGATCGTTGACGTGGACGCCGAGGCAGCCGGCGACCACCCGGCCCCGGCGGGCGTGCACCGAGTCGAACTGGCGGCGAACGACCGCCCTGACCGCTCCCCCGCCCCGACAGACATCACCGTGCTCCCCGACGATCGCGAGCAGGTGTGGAACGCGCTCGTGACGGGCCTGCGCGACTACGTCGAGAAGAACCGCTTCCGCTCCGTCGTGCTCGGGCTGTCGGGCGGGATCGACTCGGCGGTCTGTGGGGCGATTGCCGTCGACGCGCTCGGCCCCGAGCGTGTGCACGGCGTGTCTATGCCGAGCAAGTATTCGAGCGACCACTCGCGCAGCGACGCGGACCTGCTCGCCGCAGCCACGGGCATCCACTATTCGGTCGAGCCGATCGCCGACCTCGTGCATCCGGTCGAGACCCAGTTGGCGCTCGACGGGGTGGCGGCGGAGAACCTGCAGGCGCGCATCCGCGGGATCATCCTGATGGGGCTGTCGAACATGCACGGCCACCTGGTGCTGACGACCGGCAACAAGACCGAGCTCGCGGTGGGCTACTCGACCATCTACGGAGACTCGGTGGGCGGTTTCGCCCCCATCAAGGACGTGCCCAAGCTGCTCGTGTGGGAACTCGCGCGCTGGCGCAACGAGCACGCCAGGGCGCGCGGCGAAACACCGCCAATCCCCGTCGGGTCCATCGAGAAGCCGCCGAGCGCCGAGCTGCGGCCCGAGCAGACCGACCAAGACTCGCTGCCGCCGTACGAACTACTCGACGCGATCCTCGAGCACTACATCTCCGAACTGCTCGGAAAGGACGACATCGTCGCCCTCGGCTACGACCGTGAAACGGTGGAGTTCGTCACCGGTCTCGTCGACCGGGCAGAGTGGAAGCGCCGCCAAGGGGCGATCGGGCCGAAGATCTCGGCGATTGCGTTCGGCCGCGACCGGCGCCTGCCGATTACCTACAGGCCGACCGACTGATCGGACGCGGCCGCGAGTAGGCTCGCTGCATGGCCGAAGCACCGAAGCGCGTCCGCACCCGCCACTTCGCTCGTGCGAAGGAGGAGGGCATCACCATCACCGGGCTCACGTCATACGACGTGCTCACCGCCCAGATTTTCGACGAGGCGGGCATCGACTTCCTCCTCGTCGGCGACTCCGCCGGCAACACCGTGCTCGGCTACGACACGACACTCCCCGTCACCATTGACGACCTGATTCCCCTCACCCGCGGCGTCGTGCGCGGGGTCAAGCGTGCGCTCGTCGTGGCCGACATGCCGTTCGGCTCGTACGAGACGGGGCCCGACGAGGCCCTCCACACCGCGTTCCGGTTCATGAAGGAAACGGGCGCGCACGCGGTGAAGCTCGAGGGCGGGGTGCGCTCCGCTGAGCAGATTCGCCGCATCGTGTCGGCAGGGATCCCCGTCATGGGGCACGTCGGCTTCACCCCGCAGTCCGAGCACGGGCTGGGCGGCCACGTCATTCAGGGCCGCGGGACCGCAGCCGACCAACTGCTCGCGGACGCGAAGGCCGTCGAACAGGCCGGGGCGTTCGCGGTCGTGCTCGAGATGGTGCCTGCGGAGGCGGCGGCGCGCGTGACGGCCGAGCTGGGCATCCCGACCATCAGCGTCGGCGCCGGACCGCACTGTGACGGTCAGCTCGTCGTCTGGACCGACTGGGCGGGGCTCACGAGTGGCCGCATCCCGAAGTTCGTGAAGCAGTACGCGAACCTGCGCGAGATCCTCTTCGACGCGGCGACGGCGTTCAAGGCCGACGTCGAGTCGGGGGCCTACCCCGACGCGGAGCACAGCTACAGCGACGAGACCGCCGATAAGGCGCACCGCGAGCGCGAATAGGCCACGCTAGGCGCGCGAACTCAGTCGTCCTCGCGCTCGTCGGCCTCCCACTCGTCGGCGCGCTGCTGCAGCTTCTGCGGGGCTCGCTCTGCTTCCTCGCGGCTGTCGAACGGGCCGTAGCGGTCACTGCCGAGTGACTTCGGACCCTCCTCGACCTCACCGGTTCGATGGTTGTACCACCAGGCCATCGCGCGCCTCCCCCGTCGACCGGCCGGGGCGTCTCCCCGCGCTCGGTAGACTCGAGCCTATGCCCCGCGACGATTCTGGCCGCCTGATTCCGGGGCGCATCTCCCCCCTTCGCCCCGTCCCCGCAGCTATCGCACGGCCGCCGTACGTCGGGAAGGCCGCGCCCCCCGAGCACGTGGGCGGCGACGTCTACGACGCCGAGACGGTCGAGCGCATCCGAGCCGCCGGCCGCATCGCCGCCGGGGCCGTCGAGGCGGTGGGCGCCGCCATCCGTCCTGGTGTGACGACCGACGAACTGGATCGCATCGCCCACGAGTTCGTCACCGCCCACGGCGCCTATCCGTCGACCCTCGGCTATCGCGGCTTTCCGAAGTCGTGCTGCACGAGCCTCAACGAGGTCATCTGCCACGGAATCCCCGACGACACCGTCATCGCCGAGGGCGACATCGTGAACATCGACATCACCGCCTACAAAGACGGCGTGCACGGCGACCTCAACAAGACCTTCCTCGCGGGCGAGGTCGCCGACGAGGCGCGGATGCTCGTGGAACGCACCGAGGAGGCCCTGCGTCGCGGCATCAAGGCCGTCGCCCCCGGCCGCCCCATCAACGTGATCGGCCGAGCCATCGAGGCGTACGCGAAGCGCTTTGGCTACGGCGTTGTTCGTGACTTCACGGGGCACGGGGTGGGCACGTCGTTTCACACCGGCCTCGTGATCCCGCACTACGACGCCGCCCCGCTCTACGACCAGCCGATTCAGGAGGGCATGGTGTTCACGATCGAACCCATGCTGACGCTTGGTACGCACGAGTGGGACATGTGGACAGACGACTGGACGGTCACCACGAAAGACAAGAAGTACTCGGCGCAATTCGAACACACGCTCGTGGTGACCGAACGCGGGGCCGAGATCCTGACGCTGCCGTAGGCGCGCATCCCGAGTCTTCGACGAGAGGCGACAACCAGCATGACGCAGGCGATCGGCATCGACATTGGCGGCACCGGCATCAAGGGGGCACTCGTCGACCTCGACTCGGGCGAGCTCGTGAGCGAGCGCGTCAAGCGCGCAACCCCGGAGGGTGGTCGCCCCACCGACGTCATTGCGACTGTCGCTGAGATCGCCGAGGAACTCGGCGCAGCATCGCTCGACGCGGTCGGGGTGTGCTTCCCCGCGATCGTGCTCGGCGGACGGACAATGTCGGCCGCGAACGTCTCGGACGATTGGATCGGCCTCGACGCTGACCAGTTGTTCGCCGATGCGCTCGGCCGCGAAATCCACTTCGTCAACGATGCGGATGCGGCCGGATACGCTGAAGCGCGATATGGCGCGGCCGCCGGCCGCGCAGGGCTCACCATCGTGACAACGCTCGGCACCGGCATCGGCTCAGCATTCATTCACGACGGCGTGTTGCTGCCCAACACTGAATTGGGACACCTCGAACTCGACGGCGCCGGCGTGGAAACCTGGGCGGCGAACTCTGTCCGCGAACGTGACGAGCTGAGCTTTGAGGAGTGGGCGGCGCGCCTCCAGCGCTTCTACTCTCACGTCGAGTTCCTCTTCTCCCCCGACCTGTTCGTCGTCGGAGGTGGGGTGTCGAAGCATCACGAGGAGTTCCTTCCGCTGCTTCGGCTGCGAACTCCGATCGTCCCGGCGGGCCTGCGCAACAACGCCGGGCTGATGGGAGCAGCAGCACTCGCACAGCGCCACGTCTAGCGAGGCGTGAATGCAGCTACGCCAGCACGTAGTTGACGGCGACGTACCAGATGAAGACGCCCGCGATCACGAGCGCGGACAGTACGGAAACGGCCATGATGAGTCGCTGCGTCATTGCAATCCTTTCGACGAGATACCTCGTGTCCAGTATGGCGGAACGACCCTGATCAGGTGGTCCGGAAGCGGTTCACCAGCGGGCAGTCAAACGGATCGCGCGCGTTCAGCCCCACCTCGTTGAGGTAGCGGATGACGATGCGGTACGACTCAACGACCCCGGCCTCGGTGTACGGAATCTGCAGCTGCTGCGCGTACTCCCTCGTGATTTCGCGGGCGCGGGCGAGCGCGGGGCGAGGCATGTTCGGGAACAGGTGGTGCTCGACCTGGTGGTTGAGGCCGCCGAAGAGCGTCGTCGCCCACCACCCGCCGCGGATATTGCGCGAGGTGATGATCTGGCGGCTCAGGAAGTCGAGCGGGCTGTCGGCCGGCAGGATCGGCATGCCCTTGTGGTTCGGGGCAAAACTTGCCCCCATGTATACGCCGAACACGGCCAGCTGCACGCCAAGGAAGGCGAAGGCCATGCCGAGGGGCAGCGCCCAGAAAATCACGGCGACATACAGCGACAGGCGCAGCACGATGAGCCCGAGCTCGATGGCGCGGCCTTCGACCGGGCCGCGCTGCAACAGATGGCGCAGCCCCTGGACGTGCAGGTTCAGGCCCTCCAGCATGAGCAGCGGGAAGAACAGGTAGCCCTGCTTGCGGCTGATCGCCGCCAGGAATCCGGTGTGCTTCGCAGCGTCCTCCGCCGTGAAAACGATCGTGTCCGGTTCGATGTCCGGGTCGGCGCCGAGCTGATTGGGCTTCGCGTGGTGACGCGAGTGTTTGTGCATCCACCAGTGGTAGCTGATGCCGACCACGCCGGCGGCGAGAATGCGTCCGACCCGGTCATTCGCCTTCCCGGATGCCCAGATCTGGCGGTGGGCGGCTTCGTGCGTCACGAACGCGATCTGAGTGAGGATGATGCCGAGCGCGCCCGCGATGAGCAGCTGGAACCAGCTGTCGCCGAGCAGGATGAACCCGGTGATCGCCCCGCCCAGCGCAACAGCGAGGCCGGCGAATACCGCGTAGTAGAAGCCGGTGCGGCGACGCAGCAACCCCGCGTCGCGCACCGTGCGCATCAGCGCGGCGTAGGTGCTCGTGGGGTGAACGTAGTCGGCGGGCCGAGGGCTCGTCGTGCGGATGGGACCGAGAGAAGATGCAGACATGCGACTTTCAGGGGGTCACGGTGCGACTTCCCAGCCGTCATGGCGATCGAGCAGGTGCCCGGTAGATGCTTCGACGCTACGCGGCACGCCATGCCCCTACGGGTATATGGCAGGTCAGCCCGGCGTGTCGCGGTCGGGGCAAGCGGGCCGACCGATACGCCGGGTTCTGTCCCCGGGTTTCCCCGGGTGACGGCCATCTCTCTCGGGGTGGCGTTACCGACACCCTCTAGCGATCTACCCGGCACCTCGGCGAGCAGCGTCACCGGTGCCTGTCTGATCTAGCTCCGGGCGAGGTTTACCTAGCGACCCCGGTCGCCCGGGGCCCTGGTGGTCTCTTACACCACCGTTTCACCCTTACCCCGGGCACGAAGCCCGTGGCGGTCTGCTTTCTGTTGCACTTTCTCGCGGATTGCTCCGGGTGGGTGTTACCCACCGCCCTGCTCTACGGAGCCCGGACGTTCCTCGGCGGTGCCGTTCCCCGATTGCTCGGGGCGCGCATCCGACGCGACCGTCTAGCCGACCCGCTTGCGTATCCAGGCTAGCGCCTGGCGGGCGGGATGCGCGGGGCGGCGGCTATCGACGGAACGATGCCCGCGCGTCCATCGCCTGGTTTGCGCAGGCGTCGGCGCGCGTGTTCTTCTCGCGCGGGATCCATTCGAAGCGCACCGGGGTGCCGGTGAGTACCTCGCGCGCCTCCGCGGCGAGCTCAGCCATGGCGGGGTGTTTGATCTTCCAGCGGCCCGTCATCTGCTCGACGACAAGCTTCGAGTCGAGACGCACGGTGAGCTCGGCGGTGGGGTCGAGGGCGATGGCGGTGCGGACGCCCTCGATCATTCCCCGATACTCGGCGACGTTGTTGCTGGCGGTACCGACCCACACGCCCAGCTCGGCGAGCACCTCACCGGTCTGCGGGTCAATGACCACCGCTCCCCCGGCGGCGGGCCCGGGGTTACCGCGCGAGCCGCCGTCGGCCTCGACGACGAGCTCGCGGGTCACAGGCCCGACTCCGCCGTGCGGACGAGGATCGCGTTCGAGTCGGGGCAGAGGATGACGGCGTCAGGCGCCGCGGCACGGACGCTCGCGAGGTCGTTACCCGTCAGCTCGACGCCGCTCGCACTGGACACGCGGGCGCGTAGGTGCGAGGCGCCGACGCCGTAGCGTTCGCGCTGCTTTTCGTACAGGGCGAGCAGATCGGTCGGGATGCGGCTAGCGACGTCGGCGCGGTCAGCCGTCTGGTTGTCGCGTTCGCGGGCAAGACCCCTGAGCGCCTCGTCGCGCGCCTCGGTAGCCGCCGCGACCGCCGACTCGTGAGCCTCGAGCGTCGAGCGCGCATCGGCGACCTCGGCCTCGATCGTCTCGACCTTCTCCATGATGGCCAGTTCAATCTCTTCCAGGTCCGACAAGCGCGTCTTCAGGGAGGCAACCTCGTGCTCGAGACCCGCAATGTCTTTCACCGACGAGCTCTGCTGTACGAGCCCCTCGTCGCGCGCGA
The sequence above is a segment of the Microcella alkaliphila genome. Coding sequences within it:
- the glnA gene encoding type I glutamate--ammonia ligase, yielding MFRDSSEVLKFIKETDVKFLDIRFTDLPGVQQHFNIPASTVDEDFFTVGQLFDGSSIRGFQSIHESDLQLIPDVSTAYVDPFRTERTLVMVFDIYNPRNGEIYTRDPRQVAKKAEKYLASTGIADTAFFAPEAEFYVFDDVRYEVSQGKSFYQVDSDEAAWNTGREEAGGNLANKTPFKGGYFPVSPVDKQADLRDDIVMKLTEVGLEVERSHHEVGTAGQAEINYKFSTMVHSADDILKFKYVVKNTALEWGKVATFMPKPLFGDNGSGMHVHQSLWNDGKPLFYDEAGYGGLSDIARWYIGGLLKHAPAVLAFTNPSLNSYHRLVKGFEAPVNLVYSAGNRSAAIRIPITGTNPKAKRIEFRAPDASGNPYLAFAAQMMAGLDGILNKIEPHEPVDKDLYELPPEEAKGIPQVPGSLEEALVALENDHEFLLAGGVFTKDLIETWIDYKREKEILPAAQRPHPFEYELYFSV
- a CDS encoding bifunctional [glutamine synthetase] adenylyltransferase/[glutamine synthetase]-adenylyl-L-tyrosine phosphorylase, with the protein product MNSRPASTLTLLARLGFDDLGAAKSTIDALDATPGAGGITEHLDLFALAADPDRALRGLHALLDRHPDALAPALEDASWMRRIIRVLGASEGLGQFLLRRPNELAALREPLGEPRDTEVYRRDIVEAVARLTGEDARLALRVRYRRHLLQLAAWDLDHDDPLTAMPAVGRALADLAGASLDAGLDIARRECGFPDVQVAATRLAIIGMGKCGAAELNYLSDVDVIYAVEAGDGIETGRAVEIGTRLASMAARSIQEPGIEPPLWEVDANLRPEGKDGALVRSLDSHRAYYERWAKNWEFQALLKARPIAGDPDVGEGFLAITQPLVWESSQRDGFVEQVQGMRERVTAHIPADEVDVQVKLGPGGLRDIEFTVQLLQLVHGNHDDRVRQRDSLGALAALAECGYIGRAEAAEFSGDYRLLRVIEHRLQLDRLSRTHLMPRDADRQRVIARATGLASSAEELLSQWQRTKLAVRSLHEKLFYRPLLSAVAKLPDEQLALTSDQAEARLAAIGFVDPERALQHIAALTGGVSRRAAIQRTLLPVILQWLADGADPDHGLLSFRRLSDALGETYWFLRMLRDSSGAAQRLSTVLAASHFVGTLFERIPDGAAWLEDDDELRPRPLGALLDEVRATVARHAGDDDAAAKALRVARRRETLRVALAAMVDVIDVQQLGVALSDITTAYLTGALALAHTYGDGVEFAIIAMGRYGGAELGFGSDADVIYVFRDAGAGDRAATVAQRIVTRLGQLTEDLRLPFELDAGLRPEGRNGPIVRSLDSYRAYYERWSLTWEAQALLRARPAAGDDALSADFMELADAVRYPSTFGEAEAREVRRIKARVESERLPQAADPARHLKLGRGSLSDVEWFVQLLQLRHAHEEPALRTPSTLGALAAAADAGLLPSRDAERLRAAWLIASRVRSAAMLWTGRTTDVLPADRRQLDAIARLLAYPPKSAARLEEDYLRTTRLARQVFEKGFYAT
- a CDS encoding glutamine synthetase family protein, coding for MDKQRDFVLRTIEERGVKFVRLWFTDVVGTLKMVAIAPAEVEGAFAEGLGIDGSSIEGFTRAYEADVLAHPDPTTFQILPWRGDVDPTARMFCDITTPDGQPAAADPRQVLKRTLAKAADAGFTFYTHPEIEFYLLKSSKFGPEGPQPVDSAGYFDNVPGGSAHDFRRRAVRMLEDLGISVEFSHHEAGPGQNEIDLRYADALTTADNIQTFRTVVKEVAIEQGVYATFMPKPLEKHPGSGMHTHMSLFEGDTNAFFDPGGQYQLSQIGRQFVAGLLHHAPEITAVTNQFVNSYKRIWSGDEAPSYVTWGHNNRSALVRVPLYKPGKGQSARVEYRGLDSAANPYLAYSLLLAAGLKGIENGYELPPEAEDTVWALSESERRALGYKGLPASLDRALGLMEDSELVAETLGEQVFNYVLLNKRREWREYRAQVTPYELSSNLEIL
- a CDS encoding NAD+ synthase, with the protein product MPRLRVALAQTNPVVGDLSGNARQVLDAAHAAHDAGADLLVTGEMALSGYPIEDLASRPSFLAASRRAVDALARELDARGLGPLAVIVGHPDGPFEPRAIGSSNAPTAIAQNCASVLQHGRVVARYAKHHLPNYSVFDEYRVFIPGDELLVIRIGGVDAAVIVCEDLWRDGGPVGRVLESDAGLLLVLNASPFERDKDEVRLPLVTRRATETDTVVAYVNIVGGQDDLVFDGDSVVVDGSGTILARAPQFDEHLLIVDVDAEAAGDHPAPAGVHRVELAANDRPDRSPAPTDITVLPDDREQVWNALVTGLRDYVEKNRFRSVVLGLSGGIDSAVCGAIAVDALGPERVHGVSMPSKYSSDHSRSDADLLAAATGIHYSVEPIADLVHPVETQLALDGVAAENLQARIRGIILMGLSNMHGHLVLTTGNKTELAVGYSTIYGDSVGGFAPIKDVPKLLVWELARWRNEHARARGETPPIPVGSIEKPPSAELRPEQTDQDSLPPYELLDAILEHYISELLGKDDIVALGYDRETVEFVTGLVDRAEWKRRQGAIGPKISAIAFGRDRRLPITYRPTD
- the panB gene encoding 3-methyl-2-oxobutanoate hydroxymethyltransferase, which produces MAEAPKRVRTRHFARAKEEGITITGLTSYDVLTAQIFDEAGIDFLLVGDSAGNTVLGYDTTLPVTIDDLIPLTRGVVRGVKRALVVADMPFGSYETGPDEALHTAFRFMKETGAHAVKLEGGVRSAEQIRRIVSAGIPVMGHVGFTPQSEHGLGGHVIQGRGTAADQLLADAKAVEQAGAFAVVLEMVPAEAAARVTAELGIPTISVGAGPHCDGQLVVWTDWAGLTSGRIPKFVKQYANLREILFDAATAFKADVESGAYPDAEHSYSDETADKAHRERE
- a CDS encoding methionine aminopeptidase — encoded protein: MAWWYNHRTGEVEEGPKSLGSDRYGPFDSREEAERAPQKLQQRADEWEADEREDD